One genomic segment of Impatiens glandulifera chromosome 6, dImpGla2.1, whole genome shotgun sequence includes these proteins:
- the LOC124943545 gene encoding uncharacterized protein LOC124943545 — translation MALKDKEKTTFITEVGIFCYRVMPFRKKNTGATKFQLRLNPKKCTFEVTVGKMLGFLITQRGIEIDPGKIEAITAMPPPRREKEVRGFLGKIQYISRFINKLTMTCNPLFKLLRKNERFVWDDAFQNAFEKIKGYLKNPPILMPPRPSVPLILYLTVTKNAMGSLLAQENGEKMEVVVYYISKRMIGYKLNYSPIEKKKERRSLRQYATNYVLLAGKLYRHSFDGQNMLCIDQPQAAEIMEKVHAGTCVLNMNRSALAKKILRFGYYWQNMERECVEYVKKCHQYQVYANLKHTPVSLLYNMTSPWPFSTWGIDIIGKIYHHASNGHEFIFVAIDYFTKWVEAQSYKVLMSSHVAKFIRNNIIARYGVPQALISHNGGHFRGEVLKVLDEYRIEHHKSSPYRPQTNGAVKIRRFPDDACPAAIAAEPGYQRFPDDAPSAATAAEPTY, via the exons ATGGCTCTAAAAGACAAGGAGAAGACGACGTTCATCACAGAAGTCGGAATATTTTGTTATCGAGTCATGCCTTTTAGGAAGAAGAACACAGGAGCAAC gaagttccaacttaggctcaacccaaagaagtgcacATTCGAAGTGACAGTAGGAAAAATGCTAGGCTTCCTGATCACACAAAGAGGAATTGAGATTGATCCGGGCAAGATAGAAGCGATCACGGCAATGCCACCTCCACGAAGAGAGAAAGAAGTGCGAGGCTTTCTAGGCAAGATCcagtatataagtcgattcataaataagttgactatgacatgcAATCCTTTGTTTAAgcttttaaggaaaaatgaaagattcgtcTGGGATGACGCTTTCCAGAacgcattcgagaagataaagggaTACCTCAAGAATCCTCCTATTCTGATGCCACCAAGACCAAGTGTACcgctaatcctatacttaacagtcacgaaaaacgcaatgggtagtctactGGCCCAAGAAAATGGGGAAAAGATGGAAGTCGTagtctactacataagcaagCGCATGATAGGCTACAAACTTAATTACTCGCCAATAGAAAAG aagaaagagaggagatCTCTACGCCAATACGCAACCAACTACGTGCTACTCGCAGGAAAGCTATATCGGCACTCCTTTGACGGTCAGAACATGCTATGCATCGACCAACCTCAAGCAGCAGAAATCATGGAAAAAGTACATGCAGGAACATGTGTCCTAAACATGAACCGATCAGCActcgctaagaagatccttcgcttTGGCTATTACTGGCAGAACATGGAACGagaatgtgtagaatatgttaagaagtgtcatcaataTCAAGTTTACGCAAACTTAAAGCACACCCCAGTATCTCTACTTTACAATATGACCtcaccatggccattctcgacatggggaatagATATCATCGGAAAAATCTATCATCACGCTTCAAACGGACACGAATTCATCTTTGTAGCTATCGATTATTTCACAaagtgggtcgaagctcaatcatacAAGGTGCTCATGTCAtcacatgttgccaagttcatacgCAACAACATTATTGCacgttatggagttcctcaAGCCTTGATCTCACACAATGGTGGACATTTCCGaggagaagtactcaaagtactagatgaatacagGATTGAACACCATAAATCTTCACCTTATCGTCCTCAAACGAACGGCGCG GTGAAAATCCGGCGTTTTCCAGACGACGCTTGCCCTGCTGCAATTGCTGCTGAACCAGGATACCAGCGCTTTCCAGACGACGCTCCCTCTGCTGCAACTGCTGCTGAACCAACCTACTGA